A genomic segment from Candidatus Latescibacterota bacterium encodes:
- the hslU gene encoding ATP-dependent protease ATPase subunit HslU, translating to MTPGEIVAELDKYIIGQTQAKRSVAIALRNRWRRRRIVDKIREEILPNNIIMIGPTGVGKTEIARRLARLAQAPFVKVEATKFTEVGYVGRDVESMIRDLVEVGISMEKEKVFLEVEIAAIENATDRLLDLLLPAATGGAVMDTETEERRKRTKDKLRKKLESGDLDDREVTIQTFDKAHPMIEIFSGSGIEEMGIKFPEGLEKMVPRRQKGKKVTVEEARKILIHEEKEKLVDMDSIVSRAISAVEETGIVFIDEIDKIARTGSGGHGPDVSREGVQRDILPIVEGCNVSTKYGQVKTDHILFMAAGAFHMSKPSDLVPELQGRFPIRVELDQLTAEDFERILLEPENALVKQYQTMIETEGCRLTFTLGAIKEIARMAYSVNQKMENIGARRLHTILTSLLEDLLFDLPDPKIQKVGVNAKFVKNKLDKIIGDDDLARYIL from the coding sequence ATGACACCTGGCGAGATTGTCGCCGAACTGGATAAATACATAATCGGGCAGACGCAGGCGAAGAGATCTGTAGCGATCGCCCTTAGAAACAGGTGGAGACGACGAAGGATAGTAGATAAGATTCGTGAAGAAATACTTCCTAATAACATAATAATGATCGGTCCTACCGGTGTAGGAAAGACCGAAATCGCAAGGCGTCTCGCCAGACTTGCCCAGGCTCCGTTCGTAAAGGTCGAGGCTACCAAGTTTACGGAGGTAGGTTATGTCGGCAGAGATGTCGAATCCATGATAAGGGACCTTGTAGAGGTCGGGATAAGCATGGAAAAGGAAAAAGTATTTCTGGAAGTTGAAATAGCAGCAATTGAAAATGCTACAGACCGGCTGCTCGACCTGCTACTACCCGCTGCGACCGGGGGAGCGGTGATGGATACAGAGACGGAGGAAAGGCGTAAGCGAACGAAGGATAAACTCAGGAAGAAACTTGAAAGCGGTGACCTTGACGACCGCGAGGTGACAATTCAGACTTTCGACAAAGCACATCCAATGATAGAGATATTTTCAGGATCGGGTATCGAAGAAATGGGGATCAAGTTTCCTGAAGGCCTGGAGAAAATGGTGCCGCGCCGTCAGAAAGGGAAGAAAGTCACAGTGGAAGAGGCCAGGAAGATACTGATTCATGAGGAGAAGGAAAAACTTGTCGATATGGATTCAATTGTATCTCGTGCCATTTCAGCTGTAGAGGAGACCGGGATAGTATTCATTGACGAGATCGACAAGATTGCCAGAACAGGATCGGGTGGACACGGCCCCGACGTTTCGAGGGAAGGTGTGCAGCGGGATATTCTGCCCATAGTAGAGGGTTGTAATGTGAGCACGAAATATGGCCAGGTAAAAACTGATCATATCCTTTTTATGGCAGCAGGGGCTTTTCACATGTCGAAACCATCTGATCTTGTCCCCGAATTGCAGGGGAGGTTTCCGATAAGAGTGGAACTCGATCAGTTGACAGCTGAAGATTTTGAAAGAATTCTTCTGGAACCGGAAAACGCGCTTGTTAAGCAATATCAGACAATGATAGAAACTGAAGGCTGCAGATTGACCTTTACTCTCGGCGCAATTAAAGAGATAGCCCGAATGGCGTATTCGGTCAATCAGAAGATGGAGAATATCGGAGCCAGGAGATTGCACACGATCCTTACGAGCTTGCTGGAGGATCTGCTTTTCGATCTTCCAGACCCGAAGATACAAAAAGTCGGTGTAAATGCAAAATTCGTCAAGAATAAGTTGGACAAGATCATAGGTGATGATGATCTTGCGAGGTACATACTCTAG
- the hslV gene encoding ATP-dependent protease subunit HslV, which yields MFKGTTILGVRIGKKAALGGDGQVTFGDTVVKHGARKIRAIRDKTVLAGFAGSTADAMTLFSRFEGKLDEFNGNMMKAAVEMARDWRSDKILRHLEALLVVMDAKHSLLISGKGDVVEPDDDILAIGSGGSYALAAARALRSNTRLDPESVVKESLKIAAGICIYTNDNISIETLRDGK from the coding sequence ATGTTCAAGGGAACTACGATTCTTGGTGTACGAATTGGGAAAAAGGCCGCTTTAGGCGGTGACGGACAGGTTACTTTTGGTGATACCGTTGTAAAACATGGTGCACGAAAAATAAGAGCTATCCGTGACAAAACCGTCCTTGCCGGGTTCGCTGGAAGCACTGCTGACGCGATGACTCTGTTCTCCAGATTCGAGGGGAAACTCGATGAATTCAACGGGAATATGATGAAGGCAGCAGTCGAGATGGCTAGGGACTGGCGTAGCGATAAGATCCTGCGTCATCTGGAAGCGCTACTTGTCGTAATGGATGCAAAACATTCCCTTCTTATATCAGGCAAGGGAGATGTAGTGGAACCTGACGATGATATACTTGCGATAGGTTCAGGCGGTTCTTACGCACTGGCTGCGGCAAGGGCATTGAGGTCGAATACCAGGCTTGACCCGGAATCAGTCGTTAAAGAGTCCCTGAAGATAGCTGCAGGGATATGTATATACACGAATGACAACATTTCAATCGAAACTCTCCGGGATGGTAAATGA
- a CDS encoding tyrosine-type recombinase/integrase, whose protein sequence is MSLRSNGGCMLGLLKKYLLHIGIEKKVSESTLLAYESDILKFAEYIKVETGSDSPEKIDGIALRSYLGTLSRDGYSPRSIARKVASLRSFFSFCLSHDYTKTDPTVGLNTPKTGRDLPEFAAKDAMERMMSLPDMTNRKGVRDRAVLELLYGTGMRLAELVGCSLKNCDFSRGTILVLGKRLKERLLPLSGKSAESLKIYISGEYGIPEEALKDRSISTQYSEWKDLPLIAGRGGRPISRRTVQRIVKKYLEQVASLSRMSPHVLRHSFATHLLDAGADLRAVQDLLGHVNLSTTQIYTHLTSERLREVYDLAHPRA, encoded by the coding sequence TTGTCACTCAGGTCAAATGGAGGCTGCATGCTCGGACTCCTGAAGAAATATCTTTTGCATATCGGCATCGAAAAGAAAGTCTCGGAATCGACTCTGCTCGCTTATGAGTCAGATATATTGAAATTTGCTGAATATATAAAGGTGGAGACAGGCTCTGACAGTCCGGAAAAAATCGATGGCATAGCTTTGCGATCTTATCTTGGCACTCTTTCAAGAGATGGTTATTCACCCAGGTCGATAGCGCGGAAAGTTGCTTCATTAAGATCCTTCTTCTCGTTCTGCCTGAGCCATGATTATACAAAAACCGATCCGACTGTGGGGTTGAATACACCTAAGACTGGAAGAGATCTACCCGAGTTTGCCGCAAAAGATGCAATGGAAAGGATGATGTCTCTTCCAGATATGACCAATAGAAAAGGAGTCCGGGACAGGGCTGTCCTCGAACTTCTATATGGAACCGGTATGCGGCTTGCCGAACTGGTCGGATGTTCGTTGAAAAATTGTGATTTCTCCAGGGGAACGATCCTGGTTCTCGGCAAAAGGCTGAAAGAACGTCTCCTGCCGCTGTCAGGCAAATCAGCGGAATCTCTGAAGATCTATATTTCAGGAGAATATGGCATTCCTGAAGAAGCGTTGAAAGACCGATCCATTTCAACACAATATTCAGAATGGAAAGACCTTCCCCTCATAGCGGGTAGGGGAGGAAGGCCCATAAGCAGGCGAACCGTGCAGAGGATAGTAAAAAAATATCTCGAACAGGTCGCTTCTCTCTCCAGGATGAGTCCTCACGTCCTCAGGCATTCTTTCGCGACTCACCTTCTTGACGCTGGAGCGGATCTTCGCGCGGTACAGGATCTCCTGGGGCATGTAAATCTTTCGACGACACAGATATATACTCACCTGACATCCGAACGTCTAAGGGAAGTATACGATCTGGCTCATCCAAGAGCATGA
- the trmFO gene encoding methylenetetrahydrofolate--tRNA-(uracil(54)-C(5))-methyltransferase (FADH(2)-oxidizing) TrmFO, translating into MEKIVVVGGGLAGCETALQLASRGLQVELIEMRPGKMTPAHRTGSLAELVCSNSLKSDNAETASGLLKRELRMLGCKLLKIASESRVPAGHALAVDRDVFSGKVGEVVAKESMIELSGREQIDLDIPVGVIATGPLTSDLLSSAVMEHFGKDNLFFYDAISISIAVDSIDHSKVFKASRYGKGAPDYWNVPLDKENYLLLLEYIRKSSKRAGHDFEDGKCFEACLPVEVMVSRGDDVMRYGPLKPRGLVDPVTGEEPYAVIQLRQESIEGTIAGLVGFQTKMTVGAQKGMMALIPGLENAEIVRFGAIHRNTFLDSPYLLDKRQMSSRRDGLFFAGQITGVEGYVESIAHGLITSINIFEYLEGHPPVIFPSETLLGGLQAHLTSQSSRFQPMNANFGILPPISGKRRERKAKKVERSLTKLKSFLDKQSFDMPRST; encoded by the coding sequence ATGGAAAAAATCGTCGTAGTCGGCGGCGGTCTGGCCGGATGCGAGACCGCTCTTCAGCTGGCTTCCCGGGGTTTGCAGGTTGAACTGATTGAAATGCGCCCGGGTAAGATGACTCCTGCTCATCGCACAGGATCTCTGGCTGAACTAGTCTGTAGCAATTCCCTGAAATCCGACAATGCCGAGACCGCTTCTGGTCTTTTGAAGAGAGAACTTAGAATGCTTGGATGCAAGCTTCTGAAGATAGCTTCTGAATCCAGGGTTCCTGCGGGACACGCACTTGCTGTGGACAGGGATGTTTTTTCCGGTAAAGTCGGGGAGGTAGTGGCGAAAGAAAGCATGATCGAATTGTCTGGCAGGGAACAGATTGATCTGGATATTCCTGTCGGAGTCATCGCCACAGGGCCTCTGACATCCGACCTGTTATCAAGTGCGGTGATGGAACACTTCGGTAAAGACAATCTTTTCTTCTATGATGCGATATCGATATCGATAGCTGTTGACAGCATAGATCATTCAAAGGTCTTTAAGGCATCACGTTATGGAAAGGGTGCCCCGGATTACTGGAACGTACCCCTTGACAAAGAGAATTATCTCCTTCTGCTAGAGTATATACGTAAATCATCAAAGCGTGCCGGACATGATTTTGAGGACGGAAAGTGTTTCGAAGCCTGCCTCCCGGTTGAAGTGATGGTTTCAAGAGGAGATGATGTCATGAGGTATGGTCCTTTGAAGCCAAGGGGACTTGTCGACCCTGTTACCGGGGAAGAACCATACGCAGTCATCCAACTCAGGCAGGAGAGTATTGAGGGGACTATTGCTGGATTGGTCGGGTTTCAGACGAAGATGACCGTGGGAGCTCAGAAAGGAATGATGGCCTTGATACCCGGTCTCGAGAACGCTGAGATCGTGCGATTCGGCGCAATTCACAGAAATACTTTCCTGGATTCGCCGTACCTGCTTGACAAGAGACAGATGTCCAGCAGGAGGGATGGCCTGTTTTTCGCCGGCCAGATCACCGGGGTTGAAGGCTATGTCGAATCGATTGCTCACGGGCTGATTACATCGATCAATATCTTTGAGTATCTTGAGGGCCATCCGCCAGTCATATTTCCGTCCGAAACATTGCTTGGAGGCCTTCAGGCGCATCTTACTAGCCAAAGCTCCCGGTTTCAGCCGATGAACGCAAATTTTGGCATACTTCCTCCCATAAGTGGAAAGCGAAGAGAGAGAAAGGCGAAGAAGGTGGAGCGCTCCCTGACAAAACTCAAATCGTTCCTTGATAAACAATCTTTTGACATGCCTCGATCTACTTGA